cttgtttttaaatatttatcacACGCAAAGATATTCGCTAAAATATTCGTACCTGTAGGTCACATATGGCTATGCATGACTCCTTTCAATAGTGGACACTAAGCATGCTAATGGACCTGAACAAGATGAGAATGAGCACCACCATCAAAGGCAACACGAGCTCGATTTTGGATcgaaaaaaattcgaacatgTCCGAATTCGGTCATGGGAATAGAACACTGGACTTAGCTTTGATATAAGATCTTATAGGATCGATTGCTTGCAAATTTACTAAAAAACAAACATTTTGGTAAAATGTTAATGTTAGATCATAcggcaataataataatacgtacatatacatgtatatccGTGTATACAatgaaatcatatttttatgtatgtttAATATATACTTATAATTGAAGAGAAAGGAAagtcataataattatattgGTAAAAGAACCTTTCATCAAAATAAGATGCAAGTTAAGGTTATGTTTATATTCGTCGTTATATGATCTTTCACCATTAATGCTACCACGAAACAAGAAATTTCGTTGACGTCAATATATACTCTATTTTTAAGTCACATAAATTCTTGTATTCGAAAGAATTCTTCTATGTTAACAAATTTTAGTCGTCTCTCTATCGTAGTCGTGGATTTAGCCGTGACCAACATATCAGTCAAATTTTTGGTGCACATACTGTGTGCGTGTGCGGGCATATATACCTCAAAAAGGTTGAATTGTCTGTCTGCTGATGCTGTGTGTTTAATCCTTGTCCCTTGGAGTGTCCCCAAAAAGAAAGTTGCGACTTTAGGACAAAGTTTGAAGCGCGATTTAACCGTCTTTCTATTGGATATTTGGATTTTCTGGTATTGGGCTTGTGTAGATTTCCAAACTAGTTTTTGTTGGATCTCGAGAAGATTTTCAGGCACGAGAAATACCAAATcttaaattaccaaaaaaattcaaatatacaTACTAATttgttaatataattatttaaaaaaaattaaaactatttCGTTACACAATGCTAGTCAATCAAAACACCATTTAGTTCGAATGATAGGACGACggaagatataaaatatgaatagTAAATCCATGTGTATGATTAACATAGCGAATATATGCAATAAACGTCTTATGTTTGACAATAGAGTAGGtcttttatgagacggtctcacgaatctttatctaggagacgggtcaatcctaccgatatttacaataaaaattaatactcttatcataaaaaacaatattttttcatgaatgacccaaataagagatctgtctcactaaatacgactcgtgagaccgtctcacacaagtttttaccttgacaatagggatgacaatgggtagggtatagatcggatttcatacatccatccccatacccatttattaaattcatccccatacccatacccatacccatacccatcgggtattgaatttcatccccatcctcatacccatcggattatcggatacccataccctacccaaatacccaattatcatatacaattgaattttttcaaatatatNNNNNNtatatatattaatttaaacgggtattcgggtcgggtgtgggtcggattatatcaaacccgcctccatacccgaacccgaaaatccccatacccgattacccaattatttaatcgggtctaaaaatccctccataccctcttctattcgggtcgggtatcgaATCATCCAAcgggttcggaggaaattgTCATCCCTACTTGACAATAAACGGTGTCATAGAAATTATTGTTATCTTTATAGATGGATATCGAGGAAGACTAAATGTTCTTTCGAAACTCATTTATAAAAAGTGATATATAGATGAgtaattttgttaatatttaatttttttgtttccaaattttgaaaatcatttttttttgcatattaTTGCTATTCAATCGAAAGAAGATATagtattatcatatttttttagctaggaaataataaataaattattgttagAATCACAGAAGTTTCACTTTAATCAATCTTGACCATCAAAACATAGCACAATCAACGGTCACTGTCGTATGTAACGCCCCACAAAAGATCGTTTCCCATTGGCTATTCAGTAAACACTCAGATCGCAAGCCCCCGATATAAGAAATCGAGATCGTCCACTACCATCCAATCCAACGGCCCAAATTGTCCATTTCCCCTAAAAGCATCCCAAATTCCCTCTAAAATTTCACTATAAATTTCACCCAAATCTTCAGTAACATCACCATTTTCATCTGGTAGTGGCAAATACCGTCAAATTTTCATCGCCAGAAATCCGTATCGATGGCTCGTACGAAGCAGACGGCGAGGAAATCCACCGGCGGGAAGGCACCCAGGAAGCAGCTGGCGACGAAGGCGGCGAGGAAATCCGCCCCGGCCACCGGAGGCGTGAAGAAGCCGCACAGATTCCGTCCAGGGACGGTGGCTCTGAGGGAGATCCGAAAGTATCAGAAGAGTACCGAGTTGCTCATCAGGAAGCTGCCCTTTCAGAGGCTTGTGAGGGAGATTGCCCAGGATTTCAAGACCGACCTTCGCTTCCAGAGCTCCGCTGTGGCGGCGCTTCAGGAAGCTGCGGAGGCGTATCTCGTGGGTTTGTTCGAAGATACGAACTTGTGCGCTATTCATGCTAAAAGGGTCACCATTATGCCTAAGGATATTCAGTTAGCGAGGAGAATTAGGGGTGAGAGAGCTTAAGATTTTAGATGCAGAATCGTTTCTGGGTTTTTGTTATTGGAATTGTTAGAATCAAGAATGTGCATGAAATGGGTTTTATGTGAAGAATTTATCATTGATTAATGGCATTTTTCAATTCGATAATTTATGATACAATATGGAGGAAACATCAACTTGCCAAACGAGTAACATGTGAGATTTTTAGTATCAAATTATATTCGATTAATTTTATGTAGCAACTTTTCTTTAAACTTTAAACTTTAAACTATGTTTGGCTCTACAGTTTTCCTGTATTTCTTATGTTTATTCAGTTTGGGCTGTGAACTTCTGAAAATATGTTTCAGAGATGACATTTAGATAGTTTACAACTCTCTGCGTAGTATACGATAATATGAGTCATAGCTCGAATTAGATATACGGTggttttcataatcatcatcTCTTTAACCAAGAGAGATTGcatgcatcataaaaatatcagtaAAACAAAATGGAGAAAATAATACTATGCCCAGAAGGAGGGGTACTGATTCAAATGATCCGCCATGTCCATGCTAAAAAAGGACTTGACCTGCTGAGATGGTGTGCTCGGCAAATCTGCCACGGTCCACCCAAAGTGTCGCACGCTCATGCGTGCTACTTCGGCCTGTGCAAGTGCTAGCTGAGCCTGAAGAACTTCTACTTGCTGCTGCAGTGATGATATAGCCCCCACACATCCATACACGGGATCTCTCACTCGTGCATTCGCTTCGTATACCATGGAACTTACGAAGTCGCCTCGCTGATGCTCGGGTAATTCCTGcatcaaatttttaagtttCGAATCAGCTAAtagataaatcaaatataatgaTTTTGGTGGATATTGAACCTTGGATTTATTAGGATTCTGTCTATTCTATTTATAACAACTGATGTTGGGAAATTTCAAGCTAACATTAGCACTTGTCACAGCTATGACACAAATAAAAAGGTTAACGTACTAATGTAGTATAATGTTGATGATTTTAGGAAAAACAAGTTTGACACCAAAAAAACCAAGATTGTATCTAACTTTAGCACTTGTCACAGCGATGTTATACCTAGAATTTTTCATCTACTCAGCGTCAAAACTACTGGATCATGTGAGTCACTTATATTTCACGGGAAAACTCATGTATAGTTTGAGGATGCAAAAACCGTCCGACTATAAAaagtcattttcttaattaaatagtggacaaaatttgtttgaaaatttCCCTGTTTGAAATCCTTACCCCTAGTGTCATTGATTGAGATCGGCAACATTTTTAACACAAAAAGACACCAAACATAtgtacttaaaaataaaattttgccaATTATACATAcgaaacaattttaattttttacctCTCAATTTTTGACTCTGCCACCGACGAGGATCTTACATCATTACATGCGCCGTAGTTTAAGAAATCAAttagaaatttgtaaaatatatatatatatatatatatatgtgtgtgtgtgtgtgtgtattacaATGGGATATTATTTTAAGTATTATCTTTGAAACTTTAGCTAAAAAATTcagaataaattttaaattcttttaatcAATCGGCCAAATCAGTACGTAGGTTTTAATTCTTTCTGtattataaacaaataaattaatcaaaatttgaaaagaaagcaACAGAAAGCCAAGTGGTAATAATATAATACCTGAAGCATCTTGTTGATATTGCTAGCACCAAAGACCTTGTGCACACCGGCGAACTTGTGGGGTTCCGCCGCCGGAAAATACGGCGCAAAGAGGCAATCCTCCACGCATCTCCGCCGAAGCAGCTTGCAAGCCGCGCATGGGGACACCGTCCCTTGTTTTTTGCCAATCTTCTCCTTCATTAGTATCCGATATATGTAGAATTTACCAATTACCAAATGACTAAATGTTCAAAGCTTTCTTGATCTTCATTCTTGTATGCCACACTTATATCTGAAGGGTTTTTTTCTTTGCTGACAATTTTTGCATCAAATTTGCTATATATTATGAATGAAGAGGGAAGATATGgggaattttataaattattattactcGGGAAGGTGGTGTAAAATCTTTGATAGGTCCCACCATTGGGAAGAACTTTGATTCTGCTCAAGAAATTGTGTTAAATCTTC
This genomic window from Primulina huaijiensis isolate GDHJ02 chromosome 7, ASM1229523v2, whole genome shotgun sequence contains:
- the LOC140981872 gene encoding LOB domain-containing protein 4-like; protein product: MKEKIGKKQGTVSPCAACKLLRRRCVEDCLFAPYFPAAEPHKFAGVHKVFGASNINKMLQELPEHQRGDFVSSMVYEANARVRDPVYGCVGAISSLQQQVEVLQAQLALAQAEVARMSVRHFGWTVADLPSTPSQQVKSFFSMDMADHLNQYPSFWA
- the LOC140981873 gene encoding histone H3.2; translation: MARTKQTARKSTGGKAPRKQLATKAARKSAPATGGVKKPHRFRPGTVALREIRKYQKSTELLIRKLPFQRLVREIAQDFKTDLRFQSSAVAALQEAAEAYLVGLFEDTNLCAIHAKRVTIMPKDIQLARRIRGERA